From the genome of Candidatus Omnitrophota bacterium, one region includes:
- the tuf gene encoding elongation factor Tu (EF-Tu; promotes GTP-dependent binding of aminoacyl-tRNA to the A-site of ribosomes during protein biosynthesis; when the tRNA anticodon matches the mRNA codon, GTP hydrolysis results; the inactive EF-Tu-GDP leaves the ribosome and release of GDP is promoted by elongation factor Ts; many prokaryotes have two copies of the gene encoding EF-Tu) has protein sequence GDNVVLNGELHTPIAMEQELRFAIREGGRTVGAGVIDKIIE, from the coding sequence GGGGATAACGTGGTCTTGAACGGCGAATTGCATACGCCGATCGCCATGGAGCAGGAATTGCGCTTCGCCATCCGCGAAGGCGGCCGCACCGTGGGCGCAGGCGTTATCGATAA